One region of Lytechinus pictus isolate F3 Inbred chromosome 8, Lp3.0, whole genome shotgun sequence genomic DNA includes:
- the LOC135155108 gene encoding arylsulfatase B-like, whose translation MDFSLFCLSIFLFFNFPTLHALPPNIVLILADDYGFHDIGYHNNGFIKTPNLDGLASAGVKLENYYVQPICTPTRSQLMSGKYQIHTGLQHGVIKPAQPNCLPLNDPTLADKLSDAGYETHVIGKWHLGFYKRACWPTNRGFKSFFGYLNGGEDYYTHSLALQFFSQHWHGLDFRDNLEPTTNYSGDYSTHVFAQRAQQVIEQHDTQKPLFLYLPFQAVHSPLEVPEKYIEPYESIADKNRRIYAGMTTCMDEAVGNITGSLKKAGLWNNTVLIFSTDNGGQVIAGGNNWPLRGWKGSLWEGGIHGVGFVSSPLLPDDVQGTINRELIHVSDWYPTLVEGIAGWTLKGAKLDGYNVWQTISQGISSPRKELLHNIDPLGAPSPPKPPLEPPIPSCNFTFPSKFNVSTRAAIRFKDWKLITGNPGPGHWIPPPESGLQPVKPVVPEGKCVWLFNIKDDPYEVYDLSDEQGDVVRDLLDKLYEYQEGAVPVHYPDQDPRADPALHNNIWDSWE comes from the exons ATGGATTTCTCTCTATTTTGCTTatctatctttttattttttaactttcCCACATTACATGCTTTGCCACCAAATATCGTGTTGATACTGGCTGACGACTATGGATTCCATGATATAGGTTATCACAATAACGGCTTCATAAAAACACCGAATTTGGACGGCCTCGCCAGCGCCGGAGTGAAGCTCGAGAATTACTACGTGCAACCGATATGTACTCCGACGAGAAGTCAACTTATGAGCGGCAAATATCAG ATACATACTGGTCTTCAACATGGCGTTATCAAGCCTGCTCAGCCCAACTGTCTCCCTCTCAACGATCCTACATTGGCGGACAAACTGAGCGATGCAGGTTACGAGACTCACGTCATTGGGAAGTGGCACCTCGGCTTTTACAAGAGAGCATGCTGGCCGACTAATCGAGGATTCAAATCATTCTTCG GTTACTTGAATGGTGGCGAAGATTATTACACACACAGCCTTGCATTACAATTCTTCTCCCAACACTGGCATGGCCTTGACTTCCGTGACAACCTCGAACCTACAACAAACTACAGTGGTGACTACTCGACTCATGTCTTTGCACAACGTGCACAGCAGGTTATAGAGCAGCACGACACACAGAAG CCCCTGTTTTTGTACCTGCCTTTCCAAGCTGTCCATTCTCCTTTGGAAGTCCCAGAGAAATACATAGAGCCATATGAATCCATCGCAGACAAAAATCGTAGGATCTACGCTGGTATGACAACGTGCATGGACGAAGCTGTTGGAAACATCACTGGAAGTCTGAAGAAAGCAGGCCTCTGGAATAACACTGTTCTCATTTTCTCCACTG ATAATGGTGGTCAGGTTATTGCAGGGGGAAACAACTGGCCCCTACGAGGCTGGAAGGGATCACTCTGGGAAGGAGGAATACATGGTGTAGGCTTTGTATCCAGCCCCTTACTGCCTGATGACGTCCAGGGCACTATCAACAGAGAACTCATTCATGTTAGTGACTGGTACCCAACTCTAGTTGAGGGTATCGCTGGCTGGACCCTGAAAGGAGCCAAGCTGGATGGATACAATGTCTGGCAAACAATCAG CCAGGGGATTTCTTCACCAAGAAAAGAGCTCCTTCATAACATCGATCCACTGGGAGCACCGTCCCCACCCAAACCGCCCCTGGAACCCCCTATACCCAGTTGTAACTTCACATTTCCTTCCAAGTTCAATGTTTCGACGAGAGCAGCCATACGATTCAAGGACTGGAAGCTGATCACTGGCAACCCGG GGCCAGGGCACTGGATTCCGCCTCCTGAATCTGGACTGCAACCTGTGAAACCAGTCGTACCTGAAGGGAAATGCGTGTGGCTCTTCAACATCAAGGACGACCCTTACGAGGTGTATGACCTCTCCGACGAGCAAGGGGACGTTGTGAGGGACCTTCTAGACAAACTTTATGAATACCAGGAAGGTGCAGTCCCTGTGCACTACCCGGATCAAGACCCACGGGCAGACCCAGCTCTTCACAACAACATATGGGATAGCTGGGAATAG